A stretch of the Amycolatopsis sp. BJA-103 genome encodes the following:
- the hisD gene encoding histidinol dehydrogenase, which produces MLNRTDLRGQVPSVAELRSTLPRAEYDVDAALHHVRPVVEAVRDRGVEAVLEYTEKFDKVRPAGVRVAAAELTSALENLDPAVREALEEACVRTRKVHGDQRRQDVTTEVVDGGTVTERWIPVERVGLYAPGGLAVYPSTVVMNVVPAQIAGVGTLVLCSPPQAAFGGLPHPTILAAAELLGVDEVWAVGGAQAVALLAYGGTDTDGTTLEPVDIVTGPGNIYLTAAKRLLRGIIGIDSEAGPTEIAILADGTADPVHVAADLISQAEHDPLAASVLVTTSVELADAVDRELTGRVAATKHAERVTEALSGKQSGIILVSTVDDGLRVVDAYAAEHLEIQTADARSVAARVRNAGAIFVGAYAPVSLGDYCAGSNHVLPTGGFARHSSGLSVQSFLKGVHIVDYDENALREIAGRVVALANAEDLPAHGEAITARFEGERA; this is translated from the coding sequence ATGCTGAACCGTACCGACCTGCGTGGACAGGTCCCGTCCGTTGCCGAACTCAGGAGCACGCTCCCGCGTGCCGAGTACGACGTGGACGCGGCGCTGCATCACGTACGGCCGGTGGTCGAGGCGGTCCGCGATCGCGGCGTCGAGGCGGTTCTCGAGTACACCGAGAAGTTCGACAAGGTCCGTCCGGCAGGCGTGCGGGTCGCCGCCGCCGAACTCACGAGCGCGCTCGAGAACCTGGACCCGGCCGTCCGCGAGGCGCTGGAGGAGGCATGCGTCCGCACCAGGAAGGTCCACGGCGATCAGCGCCGCCAGGACGTCACCACGGAGGTCGTCGACGGCGGCACCGTCACCGAGCGCTGGATCCCGGTCGAGCGTGTCGGGCTGTACGCGCCGGGCGGGCTCGCGGTGTACCCCTCGACCGTGGTGATGAACGTCGTCCCGGCGCAGATCGCCGGCGTCGGCACCCTGGTGCTGTGCTCGCCGCCGCAGGCCGCGTTCGGCGGGCTCCCGCACCCGACGATCCTGGCCGCCGCCGAGCTGCTCGGTGTCGACGAGGTGTGGGCCGTCGGCGGTGCGCAGGCCGTCGCGCTGCTCGCGTACGGCGGCACCGACACCGACGGAACGACGCTGGAGCCGGTCGACATCGTCACCGGGCCCGGCAACATCTACCTGACCGCCGCCAAGCGGTTGCTGCGCGGCATCATCGGCATCGACTCCGAGGCGGGCCCGACCGAGATCGCGATCCTCGCCGACGGGACCGCCGACCCGGTGCACGTCGCCGCCGACCTGATCAGCCAGGCCGAGCACGATCCGCTCGCCGCGAGCGTGCTGGTCACCACGTCCGTGGAGCTCGCGGACGCCGTCGACAGGGAACTGACCGGCCGCGTGGCCGCGACCAAGCACGCGGAGCGCGTGACGGAAGCCCTGAGCGGCAAGCAGTCCGGCATCATCCTGGTGTCCACTGTGGACGACGGTCTCCGTGTCGTCGACGCGTACGCCGCGGAACACCTGGAGATCCAGACCGCGGACGCGCGTTCGGTGGCGGCCCGCGTGCGCAACGCCGGCGCGATCTTCGTCGGGGCGTACGCGCCGGTCTCGCTCGGCGACTACTGCGCCGGGTCGAACCACGTCCTGCCCACCGGCGGTTTCGCGCGGCACTCGTCCGGGCTTTCGGTGCAGAGCTTCCTCAAGGGCGTGCACATCGTCGACTACGACGAGAACGCGCTGCGCGAGATCGCCGGCCGAGTCGTCGCGCTCGCCAACGCCGAGGACCTGCCCGCGCACGGCGAGGCCATCACGGCGCGGTTCGAGGGGGAGCGGGCATGA
- a CDS encoding carbon-nitrogen hydrolase family protein yields the protein MPRIGLCQLTAAEDPETNLKPIREGVAAAAAGGARIVVFPEATMARFGVPLKPLAQPLDGPWASTVAAVAEEHGVVIVAGMFTPSSDGRVSNTLLVTGSGHHFGYDKIHLYDAFGFAESDTVAPGAAPATFEVDGVTFGVATCYDIRFPELFRKLADDGADIVLVPTSWGAGEGKREQWEVLVRARALDSGCWVLGCGQADPAASGTSVNPKAPTGIGYSTVSDGFGRVHAQLGAGPDMVVVDVDPAVSGKARAATGALANRRL from the coding sequence GTGCCGCGAATCGGGTTGTGCCAGCTCACCGCCGCCGAGGATCCCGAAACGAACCTGAAGCCGATTCGGGAAGGCGTGGCGGCCGCGGCGGCCGGCGGCGCGCGGATCGTGGTCTTCCCCGAAGCGACGATGGCGCGCTTCGGCGTCCCGCTGAAACCCCTCGCGCAACCCTTGGACGGCCCGTGGGCGTCCACTGTGGCGGCCGTCGCCGAGGAGCACGGCGTCGTGATCGTCGCGGGCATGTTCACGCCGTCGTCCGACGGACGCGTGAGCAACACGCTCCTCGTCACCGGCTCCGGTCATCACTTCGGCTACGACAAGATCCATCTGTACGACGCGTTCGGGTTCGCCGAGTCCGACACCGTCGCGCCGGGGGCCGCTCCGGCCACCTTCGAGGTCGACGGGGTCACCTTCGGCGTCGCGACCTGTTACGACATCCGCTTCCCCGAGCTGTTCCGGAAGCTGGCCGACGACGGCGCCGACATCGTCCTCGTGCCGACGTCCTGGGGCGCGGGCGAGGGCAAACGCGAGCAGTGGGAGGTCCTGGTGCGCGCCCGCGCGCTCGACTCCGGCTGCTGGGTCCTCGGCTGCGGGCAGGCCGATCCGGCCGCGAGCGGGACCTCGGTGAATCCGAAGGCTCCGACCGGGATCGGCTATTCCACGGTGTCCGACGGCTTCGGACGCGTCCACGCCCAGCTGGGCGCCGGACCGGACATGGTGGTCGTCGACGTGGATCCGGCGGTCAGCGGGAAGGCTCGGGCGGCGACGGGCGCGCTGGCGAATCGTCGCCTTTAG
- a CDS encoding histidinol-phosphate transaminase produces MTIGEEITLDALPLREDLRGKTPYGAPQLDVPIRLNTNENPYPPPDALVADVAEAVRAEAASLHRYPDRDAVALRQDLADYLAVSTGVLVSESNVWAANGSNEILQQILQAFGGPGRSALGFEPSYSMHPIISAGTRTDWLPVPRRGDFTLDTEKAAALVRERRPDVVFVTSPNNPTGGSIPFGELRGLLEAAPGIVVVDEAYAEFSSQPSAVELLEEYPAQLIVSRTMSKAFAFAGGRLGYLAAAPAIVDALQLVRLPYHLSKLTQAAARAALRHADATLASVAKLAAERDRVVESLLGMGFTPVPSDANFVLFGRFADAPATWKSYLDNGVLIRDVGIEGHLRVTIGTPEENDAFLEASKEVPR; encoded by the coding sequence ATGACCATCGGCGAGGAGATCACGCTCGACGCGCTTCCGCTGCGGGAAGACCTTCGGGGCAAGACCCCGTACGGCGCGCCGCAGCTCGACGTGCCGATCCGGCTCAACACCAACGAAAACCCGTATCCGCCGCCGGACGCGCTGGTGGCGGACGTCGCCGAGGCCGTCCGCGCCGAGGCCGCCTCGCTGCACCGCTACCCGGATCGTGACGCCGTCGCGCTGCGGCAGGACCTCGCGGACTATCTCGCGGTGTCGACCGGTGTGCTGGTGTCGGAGTCGAACGTGTGGGCCGCCAACGGGTCCAACGAAATCCTGCAGCAGATCCTGCAGGCCTTCGGCGGCCCGGGCCGGTCCGCGCTCGGCTTCGAGCCGTCGTACTCGATGCACCCGATCATCTCGGCGGGCACCCGCACCGACTGGTTGCCGGTGCCGCGCCGCGGCGATTTCACGCTCGACACCGAGAAGGCGGCCGCGCTCGTGCGCGAACGCCGTCCGGACGTCGTGTTCGTGACCAGCCCGAACAACCCGACCGGCGGCTCGATCCCGTTCGGTGAACTGCGCGGGCTGCTCGAAGCGGCGCCGGGCATCGTGGTGGTCGACGAGGCGTACGCGGAGTTCTCGTCGCAGCCGAGCGCCGTCGAGTTGCTCGAGGAGTATCCGGCGCAGCTCATCGTGTCGCGCACGATGAGCAAGGCGTTCGCCTTCGCGGGCGGGAGGCTCGGTTATCTGGCGGCCGCGCCCGCGATCGTCGACGCGCTTCAGCTGGTGCGGCTGCCGTACCACCTCTCGAAGCTCACACAGGCGGCCGCGAGGGCCGCGCTGCGGCACGCGGACGCCACGCTGGCTTCGGTCGCCAAACTCGCCGCCGAACGCGACCGGGTGGTCGAATCGTTGCTGGGAATGGGATTCACCCCGGTCCCGAGCGACGCGAACTTCGTCCTCTTCGGACGGTTCGCGGACGCACCCGCGACCTGGAAGTCCTATTTGGACAACGGCGTGCTGATCAGGGACGTCGGTATCGAAGGGCACCTGCGGGTGACCATCGGCACGCCGGAAGAGAACGACGCCTTTCTCGAGGCCAGCAAGGAGGTGCCGCGATGA